AACGATAAAAAACGCTATGCAACGTCAATTCAGGAGTTAAGCAAATTATATCCTGAAATTATAAATGAGCACAAAAATTATGAGATTGTATTTTCAAATAGCACTAATTTCTATCGTATTGAAATTAAGTCAAAAGCACAGCCTACACTAAAGACAACAATCGATAGCCAAGGTAACATCTATTTTTAATTTAATTATTCGAGCGATCTTCAATTCTGATTTTGAATAAAAATTGCTATCTTTGTATCCCGTACATAAAGCAACTATTATTGGTCATTTTGACCACATAAAATTGAAAATCCTTTAATTGTTATGACTAAATATATTTTTGTTACGGGCGGCGTTACTTCGTCGTTGGGGAAAGGTATTATTGCTGCCTCCCTTGCTAAACTTCTCCAAGCGCGTGGCTATAAAGTTACCATTCAAAAATTCGACCCTTACATTAACATCGACCCAGGAACATTAAATCCATATGAGCATGGAGAATGTTATGTTACGGAAGATGGTGCTGAAACAGACCTTGACTTAGGTCATTACGAGCGCTTCCTGAACGTCCCTACCTCACAAGCAAATAACGTCACGACAGGACGCATCTATCAACACGTTATCCAACAAGAACGTGAAGGTGCCTATTTAGGAAAAACCGTTCAAGTCATTCCTCATATCACAGATGAGATAAAACGCAGAATGCAACTCTTGGGTGAGTCTGGTGAATATGATATTATCATCACTGAATTGGGTGGAACCGTGGGTGATATTGAATCCTTACCATTTGTGGAAGCTGTAAGACAACTTCGCTGGGAATTAGGAGCCAATAATTCGCTGGTTATCCATTTGACTTTAGTCCCTTATCTGGCTGCTGCTGGTGAGCTTAAAACTAAACCTACGCAACATTCAGTAAAAACATTATTGGAATACGGTGTTCAACCTGATATTCTAGTATGCCGTACTGAACATAAATTATCACAGGAAATCCGTAAAAAATTAGCGCAATTCTGTAATGTCAACATCAACGCCGTCGTAGAGTCTATCGATGCATCAACAATTTATGATGTGCCTTTATTGATGCTGAAGGAGAATCTTGATAAAACAGCATTAACCAAACTAAAACTTTCCAACAAAAATGAGCCTGATCTAGAAAATTGGAAGAACTTCCTTGGCAAGCTCAA
The Sphingobacterium multivorum genome window above contains:
- a CDS encoding CTP synthase; its protein translation is MTKYIFVTGGVTSSLGKGIIAASLAKLLQARGYKVTIQKFDPYINIDPGTLNPYEHGECYVTEDGAETDLDLGHYERFLNVPTSQANNVTTGRIYQHVIQQEREGAYLGKTVQVIPHITDEIKRRMQLLGESGEYDIIITELGGTVGDIESLPFVEAVRQLRWELGANNSLVIHLTLVPYLAAAGELKTKPTQHSVKTLLEYGVQPDILVCRTEHKLSQEIRKKLAQFCNVNINAVVESIDASTIYDVPLLMLKENLDKTALTKLKLSNKNEPDLENWKNFLGKLKNPTSEVNIALVGKYVELPDAYKSIIEGFIHAGATNECKVKVSYIAAESVTKENVAEKLKGMDGVLVAPGFGERGLDGKLNAIQYVRENNIPFFGICLGMQCSVIEFGRNVLGLKDANSFEMDATTSNPVINLMEEQKNITNMGGTMRLGAYDCEIKKGTKAFAIYGKTKISERHRHRYEFNNDYLKQYEAAGMIASGFNPETGLVEIVELKNHPFFVAGQFHPELKSTVANPHPLFVSFVAAALANKKSK